The following coding sequences lie in one Chelmon rostratus isolate fCheRos1 chromosome 2, fCheRos1.pri, whole genome shotgun sequence genomic window:
- the LOC121615280 gene encoding WD repeat-containing protein 82-like, which translates to MKITDSVLRSFRVARTYQLNSQKVNCVDFSPNGENAVSSSDDDCIVLYDIQEGKPKGTLYSKKYGVDLIRYTHGDTQTVVYSSNKLDDTIRYLSLADNKYIRYFPGHTARVIALSMSPVDDTFISGSLDKTIRIWDLRSPDCQGLTNPLGKPVCSFDPDGLIFAAGVESQAIKLYDLRAFDKGPFASFETRFSRVCDWTGLKFSNDGKQILISTNGGMIRVLNAFNGSVMHTFSGYNNSKGISLEACFTPDSQFVMIGSEDGRVHVWSTESGMKVAVLDGKHPGPINTLQFNPRYMTFASACTNMTFWLPCVDDL; encoded by the exons ATGAAGATCACAGACAGCGTGTTACGAAGTTTCAGGGTTGCCAGAACATATCAGCTAAATTCCCAGAAAGTCAACTGTGTGGACTTCAGCCCAAATGGTGAAAATGCAGTATCAAGCAGCGACGACGACTGCATTGTGCTCTATGACATCCAGGAAGGAAA ACCTAAAGGGACCCTGTACAGCAAGAAGTATGGAGTAGACCTCATCCGCTACACACATGGAGACACGCAGACGGTGGTCTACAGCTCCAACAAGCTGGATG atACCATCAGATACCTGTCACTCGCTGACAACAAGTACATCAGGTATTTCCCAGGTCACACTGCAAG aGTTATTGCTCTCTCCATGTCACCAGTGGATGATACGTTTATCTCAGGTTCGCTGGATAAGACGATCCGGATCTGGGACTTGCGCTCTCCAGACTGTCAA ggttTGACTAATCCACTGGGGAAACCTGTATGTTCCTTTGACCCTGATGGGCTGATATTTGCTGCAGGCGTAGAATCACAAGCCATCAAATTATATGACCTTCGTGCTTTTGATAAG GGTCCCTTTGCCTCCTTTGAGACAAGGTTCAGTCGTGTCTGTGACTGGACTGGACTTAAGTTCAGTAACGATGGGAAACAGATTCTCATATCCACCAATGGAGGGATGATTCGTGTCCTGAATGCTTTCAATGGATCGGTGATGCACACTTTCTCT GGCTACAACAACAGTAAAGGTATCTCCTTGGAGGCCTGCTTCACGCCGGACTCGCAGTTTGTCATGATTG GCTCAGAGGACGGGAGAGTCCATGTTTGGAGCACTGAGAGTGGGATGAAGGTGGCTGTGCTGGACGGGAAACATCCAGGACCTATCAACACTCTGCAGTTTAACCCCAGATACATGACCTTTGCTAGCGCCTGCACCAACATG ACATTTTGGCTCCCGTGTGTTGATGACTTGTAG
- the LOC121615246 gene encoding mitochondrial RNA pseudouridine synthase rpusd4-like, whose translation MNSCRRMTCGDWISGLNTVFLRVKPGTKCHRCSGTAPILSQSQATTSKHAPASNTGEKPRLRAIDLARKIQQEKTKPPAETPPVSAQQKRVADLKRFSLQLQNVHPNVLAKHLHRSVLYQDKDVVVINKPYGVPVKDGSGVTSISSVLPVLSKIMAGMKIKSDSQLLTCLGLEKEISGALLLARSEEVVEHVLNLDRNNQVQRKYWVVTVGVPVPSEGVIDIPIIEREVTGPQPHYKMALSPLFRTNDAGDGVTKVRSHRQAHPAVTKYRVLDSSNGCSLVELQPFTGAKHQMRVHMAFALSCPILGDHKYSHWSKLAPQKLPERVLGKLGLEQSKIRYVPLHLLARQLTLPGTSQAHINVSCPLPKYFMQTLTRLQLTAPDKDDSK comes from the exons ATGAACAGCTGTAGAAGAATGACCTGCGGTGACTGGATATCCGGCCTGAACACCGTCTTTCTTCGGGTCAAACCAGGGACAAAGTGCCACCGGTGCTCGGGGACAGCACCGATCCTCAGCCAGAGCCAGGCCACCACCTCTAAACACGCTCCGGCCTCCAACACGGGAGAGAAACCGCGGCTGAGAGCGATAGACCTGGCCCGTAAGATCCAGCAGGAGAAGACGAAGCCACCGGCGGAAACGCCTCCTGTGTCCGCTCAACAGAAGAGGGTGGCGGATCTGAAACGGTTCAGTCTACAGCTTCAAAATGTCCATCCTAATGTGCTGGCCAAACACCTCCACAGAAGCGTGCTGTACCAGGATAAAGATGTAGTTGTGATAAACAAACCTTACGGTGTTCCTGTCAAAG ATGGCTCTGGGGTCACGTCCATCTCCTCTGTGCTTCCTGTTCTCTCCAAAATAATGGCTGGGATGAAGATCAAGTCTGACTCTcagctgctcacctgtctgGGACTAGAGAAAGAAATATCAGGAGCTCTCCTGCTGGCCAGGAGCGAAGAAGTAGTGGAGCACGTACTCAACCTTGACAGAAATAACCAAGTGCAGAGAAAGTACTG GGTCGTCACAGTTGGTGTTCCTGTGCCGTCAGAAGGAGTCATTGACATTCCCATCATAGAGAGAGAGGTCACAGGCCCTCAGCCACACTATAAG atggCTCTAAGTCCTCTTTTCAGAACGAATGATGCAGGCGATGGTGTGACCAAAGTCCGCAGCCATCGGCAGGCCCATCCTGCAGTGACCAAGTACAGAGTCTTGGACAGCAGCAATGGTTGCAGCCTTGTGGAGCTGCAGCCTTTTACTG GAGCCAAGCACCAGATGAGGGTTCACATGGCGTTTGCTCTGTCGTGCCCCATTCTTGGTGACCACAAATATTCCCACTGGAGCAAACTGGCGCCTCAG AAATTACCGGAACGTGTCTTGGGAAAGCTTGGCCTGGAACAGAGCAAGATCCGGTACGTTCCTCTTCATTTGCTTGCTCGACAGCTGACGCTGCCGGGAACCAGTCAAGCTCATATCAACGTGTCCTGTCCCCTGCCGAAATACTTCATGCAAACATTGACTCGACTGCAGTTAACTGCCCCTGATAAAGACGACTCTAAATAA